The nucleotide sequence GAATATCTTACATTAGTGTTAAAGAATTACTGGTTAACCGTTTCTGAAGAGAGTTCGGAATTGTGCTATTGAGATTTGGATTTCCACTTAAGTTTCTGCAAATGAGAAAGCTCAAGCTTtgagaacaaaacaaaatataaataaacggAGAGAGCGGTATTGATAAAACAAGCTCACATGAGTTTCAACGACTTCATATCAGCAAAAAACGCTGGAATATCTCCTGATAGATCGTTCTTTGATAAATCTCTGTCCATTAAATAgagacaaaaaaatagtttatgcCAAGTCATATCAAATACTTAAGTTTATTGGTGTTGGGGCACTTACAGCTCTACCAATTGTGTTAGCTTGGCAAATTCAGGTGTTATGCTACCAGTCAACTTATTCTCTGTCAAGTTCCTAATTGTATCCAAAGGAGTTAAAATTTGGGAAACACCAAAACTGTAAGAACCGTAAGATGATTCAGATTAAcagacaaaacaaaacttacaagGATATGATCCCTTGTGGCTCATATTTTGGATAATTGCAGTTTAAACCTTCCCACCGAAATGCCTTAGGAGCACACGGATCTCCTTGCCAGCTAACTTTTTTCTCCAACTCATAACTTCTCTTGATGTTGACCATAGCAGAAACTGATCAATCAGCACATTTCACAAACCAGGCAAAGTCAAAAGACAGAAAAATTTTGAATGGTCGTCTGATAACACttttattgtaaatacttgaattACCTTCATCTTGGTTTGTCTCAGGCTCTGTAAGTTCTAAGACTCTATAAATCTCGACGGCATTGATAAGAGGAGGATGAGTTGAGTTACCGGTCATGGCGAAAGTTAATTTGAAGTTCCCATCAAGAGAACTTATAGCCTCTGGAGTGAATAAAGTTGTTATGGTGAAATTTGGTGGCCTAAATTTGGCGTACCCTACTTGGTCATCATTAAAAGTGATGCTAAATTCTCTGTTCTCATTAGCTCCAAGTTTCTGGATTTCAGCGaaatgcatgtatatatatgccTCTGCAGTGGTCTCGTCGAGACTCAAATATAATGTCAGAGGCTGACTAGCATTTCTAGGGACAGCAGCAGTCATAGCCACAAGTTGTGGCACATCGTAGAAGTTATCTTCTGTATCGACCAAAATGTCCGTGCTTATAGACACCATTTGTTCGTCTAATAAGTATGGATTCCATCCTCGGTCATGGATGTCCTCATCATACCTATAAAATAGAAAGAGAAGGCTCCTCTTTTGTTAACCAACACAAAGAACAATACAACAGatacaaaaacaaatgaaaaaaaaacctttattTTAAACCTGATCATCGGTGGAGTGGGTGCAAAGAAAAATCTTGAGACCGTAATCAACGATCCACTTTCCGTGACGTAAGTTTCATTGTCCAACGGACGAAGTTCCAAGGAGGAAATAAACGGAGTCGTTTCTCCTGTCTTAACAAGACAAACCTGAAGACGGTCTTGTGTTAAGGCATGGATCATCTCGTAAACTGAAGCATTTCCTACAGCATCCAATATAACAGAAGTCCATTTGTTAGGACCAATATGAAGATCAAACATGGGGATCTTATTCCGACCGTCATAGTTCCCATACAAGAAGGATCCGGAGATCAGATATTTGCGTTTGGCTGTGAGGTTGAAGTTGTAACAGTTTCTTGTACCCTCAGGGAAGCTTCTTAAGGTCCAAGTCTGTTGCTGTAACACTTTGTACTCATCACGGATCCTCCCGACCAATCCGGTATCGATGTAATTTGCATCtgatgtatatattatattcgtGGACTTCTCCGTATAAGTTGCGTGCTCAGGGATTAGCCCACAAGCCAAACTGATGAATTCTGTCCATGACTCATGAGCAACAATATTAAACTCCACAAGGAATCAAAGCATCAAAATCTTCATAAAAAGTACTgaaaatcaagaacaagaaaGTGAACAGAGCACGAACCTGATTGATTTTGAGCTTGAACTGATTCCAAAATGTCATAAGCTGTTATCAAGAGCAGCAAAAAGCCATgaaaatacttcattttttcctctcttttttttttttttttttatctttgtggTGTGTGCTCTGGTTCAAAGGAGGCtatataactcatttgtcaGTGGTCTATTGATAAATAGGGTGCATAATTGGCGAAGACTGAGATAACATTGTACGGGTCAACTCGTTTAGCTCTCATACGTTGCATGCCGTGCAATCCAATCCAGTCCTATATCCCCACAAAAGGGGCAGCTGTCACGAGACACACAGAGTAGGAGCATTTTTGGAATTTCCTTATCTGTCTCTGTCTTTTTCCTCGTGGCTGGAATTGCTTGACCAATACCTATGTACTTCTGGCTATATCTACGACTTGCATTTTACGCTTTGTCTCAATTTTACGAAAAAAGTTCTGCAACAGGACGGATCGTTCACCATATCTTTGTAAGTtccatttatcaaaaaaaaaaaaatctttgtaagTTCCAAACTTCCAATTGATTTCGATTGTCTGCGGGAGAATCTTAATACCTATGTTATTCGTGATGTTCGATTCTCTCCATCTTCTCCTGCTGAGCTATATTCATGAGTCTTTGAAAAATACCCTCGCTGCTGTTTGGATTCAAGATCCAAGCACATAAATGTTAGACAGAGAAAGTGTAATACATGCCCGGTTCACTTTGAACCCTAGGTCTTGGTGTCCAACTTGAACCAGTAAAAACACATGCACACATAGGAAagtagattttgacccgcgctttaatttaaaaaagttaATTGAAAATAGATATACTAATTTGTTAAATGTATGATTATGTTGTTCTAAATTATTTGTCATCtaataaaatgttaatttgAGTTAGAAGATGTCTATGTTTGTAAAATGGACATAGGCttcaatattatataatttgaaaatatttgtatttgagAGCATCAAGAACTCATttagaaaaatatcaaaaagattGTATCTCTaaatctatgctcacttatctATGGATAGCTACCAGTGTAAGAGGCAAGCAATAGAAATAAGACTCTTTTAGTAGTCTtgaataaagataaaaatgGGACGTAGgcataaaaatttattttttcagagcAGGTGGAAAGCATTTGAATTATTGgtagaaaaaaacaataaattaggATTTATCTCGACCAATGTCTGTAAAAGAAAGTTTTAAttgtaactagattttgatccgcgcttcaaAAGCGCGAGATTtgaaattgtaaataattttttatatgaattagtattttaaaattgttttccattattatgttacaaattcgtattatatagaagaaaataattttttaaaaaatatataatttatcaattagTTTATTTGGGTTTTGTATGTACATTATTACGTAATTCTCTCTTAAATCTAGGTATTTTATCCGAAACCAACTCGAAATCatgtttggtttgggtttgggtcaAGGAAAAAGTACCTATAGTGTATTTCTTTGGACCCGTGGGGCTTTATTCGAGTAGGGGTCCTATCCAAGACTTTATTGGGTAACCAAAGTACccaaattattttgttattaggTATTTTTGGATATTATGAATATGTTTTTGGTATAACAGATATTTTTAAGTTACAAGTTCAGATTTTCGGTTTTGAGTTCcgaataaaatttcaaaattttaaaaaatatattttgggtaTGTTGATAAAGTTTTAggtatttttggtttttctggTCATGttaaatttttggattttttggatatttgaatattttaaggTAGTTTTGAGTTTTTGAGTATTTTTCGTGTTTCTGGCATTTTTCTGGTACTTTGAGTTTTTTTCGGGTCCTCAATACCTGAACGAATAACGATCCGTTATTTACCTAAAAATTACAGGTATATGAATTATAGACCCGGACCCAACCAGATCTGAAATAAATGAACCTACCTGAATCCAAACCAAAAATTATTAGATACCTAGTTAGGGCCACATGTATGGACTCGTAAAATACGGACCGGAAAAGAATGATCCGTACTTGATCCAAAAACGCGAATGCCCAAGCCTACTCTCTTACAGTATATTGTGTGTGCGCTTTATAAGAGTTACATTTGTTGAATTGGTGAAATTTAAGATATGTTTAACAGATTTTTggataatttaataatataaagttatatgatttttaatattcttaaacttatattaaataataaaatttaagttaatataatatatataatttttgtaacatatagttttctaaagtatttttatcaattttgattttgtaaatatttgatgTGTCTGAATATTGTAGGTCTAttagtgagtttttttttttgaaaatagttttCATTCTGAGCATATGATTCGTAAAAGCGTTCTGATTTCTGTAAGATTTCACACTAAATCAAAGGTTTTGTAAGGTTAAGCTGAAAAATTGAAACAAATGTTTTTGGAAAGATCTTTGATTAAAGATTTAATATCTCTCAATTTTTGAGTCAAATGATATATCATACTTTTGTTTAACAAATTAGCGACATGGAATACATGTAGTTGAAATATTTAACTgaataaaaaagttttatatgATTGCAGCTGATGTTATTGATTTAAGGTATTCTGTAGTGTAGTTATGTGTGGATTTAAGTGAAAGATTTGATCAAAAGTGtttcattttatatgtttaatattttttagtaaaattatcattttataattattatatttgtgaATAAATACGCTGAAGAATAAATTGATAATTCCATAGAGATAGCTATTTGTTAAGTTTCTAGATTATATTGTAATCTCAAATCTAAAATTTCtttaaatttcgaaattaattttttttgaaagagcATTAATAGCCGGTGAGGATTTTCTTCTGATTTTCCTTTTCTGTTTCTCCTTTTTTGTCTTCCTCGGCTCCATTGCATATAACCCGTTTTCAATTGGACTGATAAGAATTGTTTTTGAAACAGACTGACTCATGACCCGACGACTCATTACCAATAAGACATGATTGCCATGTTCTACCACATGGCACTTGTTATGTGTTGTAGTAAAATGAAGCGGAAACTGCAAGATGATGACGACTAAGATAGTGTTGCAAATATAATCTCCAAAACTCACATAAAcattcgaccaaaaaaaaaattcacagaAGCATGAATACATCTTCCATGGTGGTTCAtcgaaacattaaaaatatataccctACTCACGTTTAAGACTTTAGTGTATGTTATTAGAGGAATATCTTACTTAGGTAATgtagaaaataataatcataaCACATCACATATTTCTAGATGGGTGTGTTGACCAATTCTAATCGAGCATAGATTTTGgttaatataatatgattaaattattaatatttggtTGTATATAATAGGTTGGACCAAAATGAATGGGTCTAAACaactttttaagtagatttattaaaacttcttctcttttaatagtattgaagTTGTTATTATTACATACATTCTACTAAATTACATAATTTcctactttttaatattttattcagaAAACTTAGGTTCATGGAAAGTGgacattttttttcttgcacGAATTTTTTCTTgggaaaattatttttctagACCAAAAAAATGGTAACAATGTCTCATTAGGTTAATTTCTATTTTGTACCATTTTTATCTCtaataccctttaatattttcaaaaataaatcaaataaatagctttacaaactaaaaaaaaattgaaaaaatagtaactactcATGAAATATCCatatgaacttaatggtatTTTTTTccagttctaaaaatgtttaaatcataatttcaaattatgttctacataaagtagaattgacattctacgaagtagaaaatgaaatccatttttttcattgaatctactaTGTTTAGAATATGTGATCTAATTAtactctaaaaatatttagaatacacattccgtgCTTAATCTATCGCTCTAAAATCTGTAGAAATCAGAATCTACagattactataaatctaaaacttgTAGAAATCGAAATCAACACATtgctataaatctaaaaacttgTAGAAAACAAGTTCTACAAATTATTATTAGTCTAAAATCTGTAGAAAtcgaaatctacacattactataaatctaaaagcATGTAGAAACCGAGATCTACAGATAATTTGTATTATACGGATAAGAATAACCAGTTccaaaaaatatggaaagaaaatatttggaaatattcagtttccatatatgaaaaaaatcgatctttaagaaaaaaaccAACAATCGTGGGCCATaaagtttaggtttagagttttttttatttgagaattttaatgtttttttaatttaattactttaattaattatattttaatacttacaattgttttgttaattgtaatatcgaatttataatttaatttgaaGGCATTAttgctattttgaaaataattaggcTAATGAGACATAAAATATATGAGATTAATCTAATAAGatatagttaccatttttttgacctaagaaaaacaattttcccttttttcttttgtaaattttcttGCAAGAATCTGGTAGTGAAAATTGTAGAGGATGTAACATGCATTTATAAATAAAGTTTTCCCATAGCCCACGACAATGTTACCTTTTCCGAACCGAGTTGTTACCATAATTAAAacttttccttttaaaataaacataatattaaataaataacgaAGACATAATCTACATTATGGAATAAAATCCTGTGTATATCTTGTTTAGTTTAGATATATTCATCCTTGATTTAAATATGAActagttttgacttttgagtAATTACGGATTTAATTcctttaaaaaagaaatatgttgCTAGCTTTTGATTGGTTGATTCTATTATTgccaaattaattaattttgtttaataaagaAAGTGGcttgattttgtaaataattctaATATGCAAGGGCAAAATCCTATGAGAGATTTGTGGAATCCtataaggtttaaaggcttctacacccaggtctggggttcgaatctcagactatgcaatttattgcagattacaggaaatccaggtttcaagttCCGGAGAAAgcggtttattaaacaattatgcagactacagaGGAAAGATTtgcaagggatcttcaacatggtgcaagtaaatctggtcaggcgtggatcttcataggacggttCAGGTGATACAATtaggcgtaggtcttcataaaacatgtagtattgtcggttgtcgaatcgtctatgtaatctttcctatATCATAATAGGTTGCTAGTTTTTGATTTGGTTGATTCTATAATtgtcatattaattaattttgtttaaaagagAAAGtgatataattttgtaaaaaactCTAATATGCAAGGAAAGAATCCTATGAgagattctgctttaatagtattgacacgtgatttataaattactcAGTGACTCAGTGAAAGCAACTCATATCATACTACAATATAATTCAGCAACCAAAcatactaaacctaaaaaatAGTCATGCATCGTACAATCTTTTATCTTACACAAACAATCTCATTATCATACTACTTCAAAATATAACTAGACTTTGATCCGTGCAACCGCGCGGatatttcatttcatttatatatatatagagatatttTTCAACATCactagtgtatatatatatatatatatgtatacacaaaagtgaattatatatttaaatgtctatatagctatttcaaatacaataattttatagtttacatgtcgtaattaatcaattgtttcGAATCGTCACTTgtcgtttcttattatatatcaatactattaaaatgtAAGAGTTATTAAAAAGTTACTTATACAAAGTTGTTGGACCTATTcattaactaattaatttttggGTCTTACCTTATTTATCTCTAACTATACACGATTATTACTAATAGCACCCATATTAATGgcaaaactagattttgattaaaGCGCGGGATTCTCTTTTacaaatactttattttataacttataaatttatattatagcATAGTAATAATCTTACAATTACGTTTCATGTGTACACAATGTGTTTTGTGTAGATGTATAAAATATGAATACCACGAGCTTTTAGCTTACCATATCGAGGGGGCGACTGGTTTTctcgctaccacccgcaaacgcagcttttgcggttggtagcggttgtcggcggtttgcaacaatcactcaaatcgctatAAACCGCttcgaatctcataaattcaaaagctggctccatctagcgtttgcggttgcgggagggtaaaaaaaatttccttttttaaaacaatatatatacaaaagtaaaaatatttaataaaaaatttaaaattgaaattatgaaaatattaaaatatatctattatattttaattaatattataaaattttataataaaaaaaattcaataaattttcaaaaattaaaattataactttctaaatataaattttagattattataattttatgatttttgatatttttataattatattaaatgtaaatattgttaatttattatttgactgttaccgcatttggtagttaaccagtcataagtcacccgcaaacgcactaatttttaaccgcagtaccagtcgtataaatctcttaaaaccgctagaaatcGCAACCGctcgcatccacaaactcccgcaaccgcaaccgctgcgtttgaaccagtcagtcCCTGAATCAAGGGAAATTAGGTAAAATAACCAATAAGCCCCTCATTTAGTTATAAACACTTCTATATGTTACTAAGAAGGTGTTATTGGATAGGTTATTTATAAGCACTTCTAAAGATTTAGGTTTTATAGTGATTCTGGTGTTATTCAATTAAAACTCTTCAAAACtatgttaaaatttaatgttattagtttatgattttGCAATAGATACTTAAACAATTTTCAGAGTCTGGAGCAGTGTTTTAATGTCTGACCCGGACCTGTGGTCGAATCGGTAAACCCGGTGACTCAGTAAATAATCTAGTTTGGGTTTTGAAAATATCCATTATTTAAAATCTGATAACATCGTTAAAATCCTTAAATCCGGTAACCTGACAACCGTTGAACCACCGGCTGAACCAGCAAGtgattttacttattattatttttttaaattaagtttTGATTATTAAAATCTGTGTTTTATTTCCAAACTTGTAATGAACTTTCTGATTTTATCATATAACATAGTTTTTATCATATAACATTGATTAAACtattttgtttatgatttttagattttggtaaAGATTTCACTATACCACCTAAAATAATACATTGAACGGTGATATTTTATGTGTTTTGgtattggttttcttttttttcttatcaaaaATCCTAAAGCCttacttttcatttattttagatttaaaaatatatttttactattcATAGACATTAAAAGTTTATGAATTTAAGTATTGTTATATTTGCTATTATACCATTTTAAGTATCCTACAGTGACTGAATTTGAAAGGTATATTTCTGAATATCCTGTTTTATTTAAGTGTACATACTTTGAAGATTAGCTTGCATATACGTGTAAAAGGTTCAATTTTTGATATCTAAGCATTAGTGTGGTAAATATTATACAAATCcaataatatcttaaagttTTGAAATCGCGTATTTGTAGGTCATACGGTATCAAGAGTTTGTATTTAATAAcagggattttttttttcctttttttataacAGTGAAATTTTGGTTGTAAAATGATATTTTGCAtgttaatataaaaaatctcgACTGCTTTTATATTAATACATATTGTATAGCACTATCATGTTATGAAAACATATTCTATAGCCCTATCATATGATCTTATAATACTTAAACGAACCATAAAATGATATTTAGAATGTTCATAAACAACAGTCttgttaatgtatattaataGTAATTTGTTGAAAGTATACATGAAAATTATTACAGGGCAAATGTTTTAAACCGGTAGGTTTTGTGTTGAcagtaaaaaatatatgtttgctATCTTAACTAACTACGctggaagagaaagaaaattttaaaataagtaattaTTGGAATTAAATAGATTTAGTGAAAAAtaactataattaaaatcatagGTTTTAGATATTTCATTGACAAAGAtctgtaaatattgttaaaatcgAAGGACATCTCAAAAAGGgccttctgttttaatagtattgatgatcATTTGATTTTTCCCTTTACCTACAAAATCACCTACCATATATCGATACactaaaattcaaaacaaaaattggcGGGTTTGGTTTAATTACAATTAGAAAATACAAAATAGGGTTGTTTActcatttcaaatatttattgaatttaGTAGTAACAGCCTACCAatctttattatatatgtaaaataagtGTATGACTACATACTAAAACAAGTTAAGCTAATCAACAACTTGATAAACCATTTTCTTcaattttaatgtattattaaaaaagtaaatcaattttatttttaaatattagatTTTCTGGGGTTTTACTAGGTCTACCAGCATCATATCAAGTCACAAGTTAAAGGTGGATTTTTAGgttttctcaaatttttaattaacagttttttattaaatctgAACCGGATTATATATCGATCATCAGATTTATCAATTTGACTGCGGGTTTAGGTCGAATATAAAAACATTTCTTATATCTTAGttcgtctataaattatttatgtactccactaaaaggaaataaataatttgtacAAATAGAACGCTTTCTTCGCATTCAGTTTATGATCGGGTatattgttttttggttttcagttcTGTATATTTAGGAACCATTAAATTTAGAAATTCAGATATTTACATAGTTTGTACTTCggtttggttattttggttCAGTTCAGGTTGTAAAATTAGAAACCATGTAGTGTCCAAAAAGGGTCAAACTCGGTTCCGGTTTGGTTTTCGAGTAATTTCATATACTATTagtaaaacatcaaataattgGGGGGAGGGAGAGTTAATTTAAATAGCGGGTAATTTGGGTTGTTCGGATAAAAATATCAGATAACTTggaaaaatgttaatattttatataaaacatattcgTGTAATTTAGGTTTTGGGTAATTCGGTCTACAAAGAGTATTTtaagatatttggttatttagaaattaattataattaatatttgtaggtttataatttgtattttaaaaatttgggtACTCATTCGATTTTTGATTTGGATCAGGTTCAGTTTCCTTATTCCAAAAATATATGATCTCCTCGATTATTATGAAATTCgttttaattttggtttggCACGGTTCGGTTCTTTGATTCCGGATATATTTTTCCAGACTTATACACtatcttatatataaattctaataataagtgtttatttaattttaaaaataaacccGTGTTTATGCAGCGGAAAATCATTATAAAAACTAGTTTGCTTTATCGTATGCTCTGCCAATAAAGGCCTAAGTGGAAAATATGGCTAAATAAAATGactgttttgatttatttaccaaaaatatgattgtaaattagaaaaaaagtaTTGGTATTGATTTATGTTCTTACTCTAATATATACTAGACTTTGACCCGCGCGCCCGCGCgggtatatttttcaaaaatatgttgcTGTTTGTTTTTCATATCACTACTAGGATTGTGCAAAAAACATGAATCCGAAAAATCGATCCGATCTCGATCCAAAAAAGTAGTATCAAATCtgaaccaaaattgattaaatatctgaattattcaaaattttagtatttagagaactGAAACTGAATCTGatccaaactaaaatatttcgggtacccgaatatatccgaaatagatttatatacttatatatatatatatatatatattaaatgtttatAGACTTAATGTATAtgaaaacatccaaaatataaaagatacttttaagttggtttaaatacttgaaaatatatacaaattgtCAAAAGTAAACATCTAAAAtcgttaaagtatactcaaaataccaaaaatacttaaaataattattaattttctatccaaatatttaaaccaaaccaatttatatgttaagtttaggtatccTGACagatgttattcaaatttatatgtaatatattattttgtttatagattttgagaaatttaaagtatataatgaattttaaaattttaaaaattatttaaatgggttatccgaatcCGAACCTAATCTGCAAAAattcgaaccgaacccgaatcaaaatttagaaatatccaAATGGGACTAAagtctttgaccccgaaaatcTGAAATCGAAAGAGACCCGACCAATCCGAATGAGTATCATAACACCCATCCCTAGTCACTATTATATAGCATATATGTATcctcatataattaatcgtattttatacataccatcatataagtaatcatataattaataatattttaaatacatcatcattaatcatatatattatatttttaaaacttaatgtgaaatataaaaaccattatTTAAGatggtgtttgaaattgagctttgtattgtatttttcttatatatattgaaaacactTTTTTGATAATGGTtgttggaaaatattttagtaaaaatcaatttttgaatatatgtatatttttgaatcaatttttgatttgaaatatgtatataaaatttattttagacaAAAGATGTTTTAGGTTATTAGATTAGAccattttcgtatattttaaagatagttttaatatatagtttctCGTAATATAATAGAATTCACATAAGCCTATTAATACTTTTTGTTAATATACTGCTATTccaaacaatattatatatatatatatatatatttaaaatgttaattatgtttctaaataatttttaaaagtacttatattttaataagacaaatattattttatttgttcgTGCAGATTATTGTAACTAATTAGGAAGGCATCCGACATGTTTTAAGGAAATCATGAGATAAGAGAGCCAAAAAATATCTACCTTGGAGAACAAAAGACATGGGAAGAAAGTTTAGGATGAAATAATTAGGTAATATTCTGTTGCTAAGATCTGTTGCTAAGATTGCACGAGAGATTCTTGCTATTAAACTTACGATTTTTACATAGATATAGgactgttcaatatggtaaaaccgaaccgtaccgaaccgaaccgaaccgaaatagacaatatggtttggttttggtatataccatataaaccgaatggatataattttataaaaaccgtaggatttggatatagtttggtatataaccgattaaaccgaataaaccgaacaaaaccgattaaaagtagaaacatgtaaatatatatctattttataacaatacatgaaaatatatttgttacataagctaaatttgtgttaataactattactataattttatagtaataaagaaccttaatttgtaaaacacgtgaactataattaaataacgatacatcgcaattcaaacatcttattttctaagtcttcttttgatttttttgct is from Brassica napus cultivar Da-Ae unplaced genomic scaffold, Da-Ae ScsIHWf_1202;HRSCAF=1721, whole genome shotgun sequence and encodes:
- the LOC125596391 gene encoding probable LRR receptor-like serine/threonine-protein kinase At1g51880; amino-acid sequence: MKYFHGFLLLLITAYDILESVQAQNQSEFISLACGLIPEHATYTEKSTNIIYTSDANYIDTGLVGRIRDEYKVLQQQTWTLRSFPEGTRNCYNFNLTAKRKYLISGSFLYGNYDGRNKIPMFDLHIGPNKWTSVILDAVGNASVYEMIHALTQDRLQVCLVKTGETTPFISSLELRPLDNETYVTESGSLITVSRFFFAPTPPMIRYDEDIHDRGWNPYLLDEQMVSISTDILVDTEDNFYDVPQLVAMTAAVPRNASQPLTLYLSLDETTAEAYIYMHFAEIQKLGANENREFSITFNDDQVGYAKFRPPNFTITTLFTPEAISSLDGNFKLTFAMTGNSTHPPLINAVEIYRVLELTEPETNQDEVSAMVNIKRSYELEKKVSWQGDPCAPKAFRWEGLNCNYPKYEPQGIISLNLTENKLTGSITPEFAKLTQLVELDLSKNDLSGDIPAFFADMKSLKLINLSGNPNLNSTIPNSLQKRLTSNSLTLILSEIPLKESKKVPVIAIAAPVAGMFALVVVLAIFFFIRKKKSYSTAAPGPPSVTTGTVQSETRSSNPTIITKDLRVTYPEVLKMTNNFQRVLGKGGFGTVYHGNLDDAQVAVKMLSHSSAQGYKEFNAEVELLSRVHHRHLVRLVGYCDDGDNLALIYEYMANGDLKEHMSGKRGGNVLTWENRMQIAVEAAQGLEYLHNGCQPPMVHRDLKTTNILLNERYGAKLADFGLSRSFRIDGEYHVSTAVAGTPGYLDPEYHRTNSLSEKSDIYSFGIVLLEIITNQPVIDKTRERTHINEWAVLMLTKGDIRNLIDPKLMGDYDTTGAWKIVELALACVNPSSNRRPTMAHVVIELNECVALENARRQGSEEMSARSSVNSSLSSASEFIPGAR